Within Gemmatimonadaceae bacterium, the genomic segment TGGCCGGAGGAAAAAGGCCGGCTGAGGTCGGAGGCCTACGAGAATCCGGAAGGATTCATCGAGGTCACGCAGGAGAATCAGGACACGCGAATCTCCGAGCACTTCCGCCTGCGCGATTTTCTCACACACGATCAGCACGAAGTCTGGCCCAAGTACCTCGTATTGCGCGAGTCGCTGATCGACAAGCTCGAGCTGGTCATCCAGGACCTCGAGGACCACGGGGTCCCCGCCCGCAACGTGGAGGTTCTCTCGGGTTTCCGCACCCCGCAGTACAACATGGCTCTCGGAGACGAGAGCGGCAGGGCGCGCGACAGCCGCCATCAGTTCGGCGACGCGGCGGACATCGTCATTGACAGCAATCACGACGGACGGATGGATGATCTCAACCGCGACGGCCGCGTCAACGTCCGCGATTCCCGCGTGATCCTCGCCGCAGTCGAGAGAGTCGAGAGCCGTTATCCAGACCTCCTGGGTGGAACGGGACTCTATCACTCCAACGGGTCACATGGGCCGTTTGCGCACATTGACGTTCGGGGATCGCGCGCTCGCTGGACCAACGGCGCACGCGTTGCATCGAGCCGCCGATCGGCGCGCCACTCCAGGAAGTCCACAGCGTCGCGGAAGAGCAGCAGGTCGAAGAAGCTCGCGTCGAAATAGGAGCGCGGCCGTGGCAACCATCCGGCTGCCGGACTTGTCGAAAAAAGCAGCGACGCTCCCTTTATTCTCCAGCGGCCTACTCCAATGACCAGAACCCATCGCTCGATCCTCTTCTCCGGCATCGTCATCGCGTCCATCTGGACGGGTGCCGCCACGACTGCCGCAGCTCAGCAAGCCCCGGCAGTGAAGTCGTCGGTGATCGCGAAGCCCGACAGTGGCATCGCAGGGGATTCGGTGACGATAGCCGACGTGCAGAAAGCGGCCGACCAGCTTGCCATCGCCGTGCGGGAAGCAGTGAGAAAGGTGACTGAGGATCCCGCGGTCAGGGTCGCGGCTCTGAAGGTCGCGAAGAACGCCGTGACCGCGGCGCAGGTCGTGATCACCCAGCAGGCCGAAACGCTGCAGGCCGTTCTCGACGCGCTCGCGCGCGAGATCGCGCAGGCGACCGACAGGCAGCAGGGGAAAACGAAGAATCACTAGCGTTCTCTGGCGCGCCGCCTATCTTCGGCGCGCATGGCAGCGCGCATGGCACACGACGTCTTCCGCGACAACGTAACGGTCATCACCGGTGCCTCGGCAGGCATCGGGCTCGAGGTCGCGCGACAGCTGGCTGGACGTGGCGCCGCGCTCGTTCTTGCCGCCCGGAATCCGGCGCTGCTCGACGCTGCCGCCGAAAGCTGTCGCGCACTCGGCGCGCGGGCGATTGCCGTTCCCACCGACGTCGCCGACAAAGACCAGTGCCGTCACCTCATCGCTGCTGCTGTCACGCAATTCGGTCGGTTGGACACGCTGATTAACAACGCCGGCATCAGCATGCATGCCCGCTTCGATGAGCTGAGCGACATCGAAGCTGTCGAGCGCATCACGAGCATCAACTACTTCGGAAGCGTCTACTGCACCTGGTACGCGCTTCCGCATCTTAAGAAGTCGAAGGGTCGCCTCGTAGCGATCTCGAGTCTCACCGGCAGGAACGGAGTCCCGACGCGGACGCTGTACGCCGGTACGAAGCACGCCATGGCGGGATTCTTCGACTCGCTGCGAATCGAGCTCAAGCGTGACGGAGTCAGCGTCTCGGTCATCTACCCAGGATTCGTCGCCACCGACATCGCCAAGCGGGCGCTCGGTCCCGATGGCAAGTTGCTGGGCACGCGTCCGGTGGCAAAGCACGCAGTCATGAGTGTCGAGGAATGCGCGCGACAGATCATCGACGCGGCCGCAGCACGGCGCCGCGAGATCGTCATGACGCGGATGGCGCGCATCGGGCTCCTGCTGAAGGCGATAGCGCCCGGAAGAGTCGATCGAATGGCCGAGCGCGCGATCAAGCGCGGTCGTTAGCAAGGCTCCCTGATGCGGACCGGTATCGCCGTCGCATTGCTCGCTGCGCTGCTGTTCGTGGGATTCCGGTCCACCGGGTCGGTGCCCCCGCTCGGTCGGCTGCTGGATCCGGCGAACGGAGCGTGGGCTGGCGCGGCGGCAACGACCTTCCCCGCGAGACAGAGCGCATCCGTACCCGGACTCGCCGGACCGGTGCAGGTGTTATTCGATGATCGTGGCGTACCCCACATTTTCGCCGCGAGCGAGGTTGACGCGTACCGCGCTCTCGGATACGTGGTTGCGCGCGATCGCCTTTTCCAGATGGAGGCGCAGACGCGTGCCACCGCCGGCAGGCTTACCGAGTGGGCTGGCCCGAAGGCGCTCGAGATTGACAGGGAGAGCCGCGCCCTTGGACTGGCGTGGGGAGCCGAGAAGAAATTCGCGAGTTATGACCGCTCGTCGCCCGGCTACCAGGCGCTCGAGGCTTATGCGGCCGGCGTGAACACGTGGATCGCGCAGATGCGGTCGCGCGATCTGCCGATTGAGTACCGGCTTCTCAATGCCCGGCCGATCAAGTGGGAGCCAATCCATTCGATGTACTTTCTGGCCCGCATGTCGCTCACGCTGGCGATGAATGACGCGACGATGCGCAGGCTCCGCGCCCAGGCGCTCGTCGGGAAGACAGCCGCGGACGCGCTGTTTCCAGTGAACAGCGCTATCCAGGAGCCCGTTCAACCGAACGGGACGCGCGCACCGCGATTCGATTTCGCTGTGCTCCCGTCGCCTGGCGCTCCAGATCGAGCGGCGGCGTCTGCGGTGCAGGTGCGCGAGCAACTTCTCGTGGCACTCGGATTGGGAAAGCACACCGAAACTCAGGACGCGATTGGCAGCAACAACTGGGCGGTATCGCCTTCGCGCGCGTCCGCGGGGAATGCTTTGCTGGCAGGAGATCCACATCTCGATCTCACGCTGCCGTCGGTCTGGTATGAGATGCACATCGTGGTGCCCGGCAAGCTCGACGTTGCGGGCGTCGGATTTCCGGGAGTTCCCGGAGTCGTGATCGGATTCAACAGGAACGTTGCCTGGACCTTCACCAATACGGGATCCGATGTAAACGACTTCTACATGGAAACGGTGGACGACACAACGCATCCGTCGCGCTACGAGGTGGACGGGCAATGGCGGCCGCTGGAGAAGAGAATCGAGCGATACCTCGACGCGAAAGGCGCTGCTCTCGCCACCGACACGCTCTACTTCACGCACCGCGGGCCGATGCGAAAGCAGATGGGGGAGTGGCTGTCAATGCGATGGACTGCATACGAGCCGTCGCATGAGCTCGACAACTTCCTTTCGCTCGGTTACGCCGGCACGGTGAGCGAATGGCTCTATTTCATGCGCGACTACGTGGTGCCCACGCAGAACGGCATGGTGGCGGATCGCGCCGGCAACATCGCGGTCCGGTCGTCGGGGACTTATCCCATTCGGCCTGGCGACGGGCGCGGCGACGTTATGCGCGACGGCTCGAAATCAGCAAGTGACTGGACCGGCTCGCTGCCGCTCGACAAGTATCCGTTCGCCATGAATCCGCCGCAGGGCTTTCTCGCTTCCGCGAACCAGCAGCCTGTGGATCCGCGACACAATCTCAGCTACATGGGATCGGATTGGTATTCGCCATGGCGGGCGATGCAGATCAATGCTCTGCTGCGCGCAGACAGCGCTGTCACACCCGATGACATGCGCCGGTTCCAGACCAATCCTGGCAGCGCGCGCGCCGACGCTTTCGTTCCGCGCTTTCTCGCTGCCGCCGCGCGCGAAGACTCGGCCGGCAGAGCCGATGCCGATCTTCGCGAGGCCGCGCGGCTGCTCGGCGAGTGGAACCGGCTCTACGTCCGCGAGAGCCGCCGCGCCATTCTCTTCGAGGGGGCGATGCGGCAGCTTGCCGCACGCACGTGGGACGAGCTGACAGAGCCCGACATGAAGGAGAGGGGCAGCACTGGTGACAGCTTCGGCTTTCCGGAAGCGCAGATGCTGCTCGAGCTGATGCAGGACCCGGCCAATGCGTGGTGGGATGACCGGCGCACGCCGGCGCGGGAAGGTCGCGATGCGATTCTTGCGGCCAGCCTCCAAGCTGCGTACACAAAGATCAGGGATGAAAAGGGAGCGCCCGACTCGGATGGATGGCTCTGGTCGAACACGAGGCAGGCGAACATTCATCATCTGCTTCGTATTCCCGCATTTTCGGCGCTGAAAATTCCGGTGCAGGGTGGTCCAGGCACGTTGAGCCCCTCGGGAGGCGCGGGCACACAGGGCGCAAGCTGGAGAATGGTCGTCGAGCTCGGTCCCGAAGTCCGCGCGTGGGCCGTCTATCCAGGCGGGCAGTCCGGATCTCCCGCCAGCCCTCGCTACACCGATCGCCTGTCGCGGTGGGCACTCGGCCAGCTCGATCCGGTTCTCTTCCCGAGGACTCCGGCGGAGCTTG encodes:
- a CDS encoding DUF882 domain-containing protein, which translates into the protein MKALGRRGRRSAAIISLVAVGASAPVAAYAQVSVNPDVAALARLAVVDSTSLRAVIGNLAGQSGKLLARFVAPPRSLQIPILAGNLNYTARILPGIQEIAGASHIGRFSLITMKSFRDKIAGSVGTYRVGFWPEEKGRLRSEAYENPEGFIEVTQENQDTRISEHFRLRDFLTHDQHEVWPKYLVLRESLIDKLELVIQDLEDHGVPARNVEVLSGFRTPQYNMALGDESGRARDSRHQFGDAADIVIDSNHDGRMDDLNRDGRVNVRDSRVILAAVERVESRYPDLLGGTGLYHSNGSHGPFAHIDVRGSRARWTNGARVASSRRSARHSRKSTASRKSSRSKKLASK
- a CDS encoding SDR family oxidoreductase, with the translated sequence MAHDVFRDNVTVITGASAGIGLEVARQLAGRGAALVLAARNPALLDAAAESCRALGARAIAVPTDVADKDQCRHLIAAAVTQFGRLDTLINNAGISMHARFDELSDIEAVERITSINYFGSVYCTWYALPHLKKSKGRLVAISSLTGRNGVPTRTLYAGTKHAMAGFFDSLRIELKRDGVSVSVIYPGFVATDIAKRALGPDGKLLGTRPVAKHAVMSVEECARQIIDAAAARRREIVMTRMARIGLLLKAIAPGRVDRMAERAIKRGR
- a CDS encoding penicillin acylase family protein, which codes for MRTGIAVALLAALLFVGFRSTGSVPPLGRLLDPANGAWAGAAATTFPARQSASVPGLAGPVQVLFDDRGVPHIFAASEVDAYRALGYVVARDRLFQMEAQTRATAGRLTEWAGPKALEIDRESRALGLAWGAEKKFASYDRSSPGYQALEAYAAGVNTWIAQMRSRDLPIEYRLLNARPIKWEPIHSMYFLARMSLTLAMNDATMRRLRAQALVGKTAADALFPVNSAIQEPVQPNGTRAPRFDFAVLPSPGAPDRAAASAVQVREQLLVALGLGKHTETQDAIGSNNWAVSPSRASAGNALLAGDPHLDLTLPSVWYEMHIVVPGKLDVAGVGFPGVPGVVIGFNRNVAWTFTNTGSDVNDFYMETVDDTTHPSRYEVDGQWRPLEKRIERYLDAKGAALATDTLYFTHRGPMRKQMGEWLSMRWTAYEPSHELDNFLSLGYAGTVSEWLYFMRDYVVPTQNGMVADRAGNIAVRSSGTYPIRPGDGRGDVMRDGSKSASDWTGSLPLDKYPFAMNPPQGFLASANQQPVDPRHNLSYMGSDWYSPWRAMQINALLRADSAVTPDDMRRFQTNPGSARADAFVPRFLAAAAREDSAGRADADLREAARLLGEWNRLYVRESRRAILFEGAMRQLAARTWDELTEPDMKERGSTGDSFGFPEAQMLLELMQDPANAWWDDRRTPAREGRDAILAASLQAAYTKIRDEKGAPDSDGWLWSNTRQANIHHLLRIPAFSALKIPVQGGPGTLSPSGGAGTQGASWRMVVELGPEVRAWAVYPGGQSGSPASPRYTDRLSRWALGQLDPVLFPRTPAELDRKRVISTLTLTPR